In Carassius carassius chromosome 5, fCarCar2.1, whole genome shotgun sequence, one genomic interval encodes:
- the gpr107 gene encoding protein GPR107 isoform X3, translated as MATGKRCMFTVITAIITALIIESQCRLHHLVLKDDIRQRVHLNTFGFYKDGYMTMSMNSLSLSFTDGKPDNIDSSTIGFSLDRASNNGFSTYLDEDLDYCPLKKDPSSNYAGVLLLLDFKNNLVRKKTSAESGVFPKIIHVVPKNIVVEQQAEKGQDPQAGSKSKRDVENKTEDTYPLQNEGKIYSFQFYFNVTTDEQQGLYNFYFYNCYSMLINQDSSLSGMLPFSIDINIEEKNPDSFLSAGEIPLPKLYICMSMFFFLIGTLWVHVLRTHSSDVYKIHWLMAALPFTKSLSLIFHSIDYYYISNQGFPFESWAVAYYITHLLKGALLFITIALIGTGWAFVKHILSDKDKKIFMIVIPLQVLANVAYIIIESTEEGSSEYGLWREILFLVDLLCCGAILFPVVWSIRHLQEASATNGKAAINLAQLKLFRHYYVMIVCYIYFTRIIASLIKVIVPFQWKWLYQLLDELATLTFFFLTGHKFQPASYNPYLLLSVEDEDMKMDNVVTTSTAMGEGVKKVKKLSNGPSEERESMA; from the exons ATGGCGACCGGGAAGAGGTGTATGTTTACAGTTATTACTGCGATTATAACGGCTCTTATCATAGAAAGTCAATGTCGACTCCATCATCTCGTACTTAAG GATGACATCCGTCAGCGGGTCCATCTGAACACATTCGGCTTTTATAAAGATGGCTATATGACTATGAGCATGAACAGCCTCAGTCTCAGCTTCACTGATGGGAAGCCGGACAACATTGACAGCTCCACG atTGGTTTTAGCCTAGATCGTGCAAGCAATAATGGCTTCTCCACATATCTG GACGAGGATCTTGACTACTGTCCTCTGAAAAAGGATCCAAGTAGTAATTATGCAGGGGTGCTTCTCTTGCTGGACTTCAAAAATAACTT AGTGAGGAAGAAGACTTCAGCAGAGTCTggtgtgtttcccaaaatcaTACATGTGGTCCCCAAAAACATTGTGGTGGAGCAACAAGCTGAAAAGGGCCAAGATCCCCA AGCAGGTTCTAAGTCCAAGCGAGATGTTGAG AACAAGACAGAAGATACCTATCCTCTTCAGAACGAAGGCAAAATCTACTCGTTTCAG TTTTACTTCAATGTCACAACGGATGAGCAGCAAGGCCTTTATAACTTTTATTTCTACAATTGCTACTCTATGCTAATAAACCAGGACAGTTCTTTGTCAGGCATGCtgcctttcagcattgat ATCAACATCGAGGAAAAGAATCCAGACAGCTTTCTCTCTGCAGGAGAGATACCTTTACCTAAGCTTTACATCTGCATGTCCATGTTCTTCTTTCTCATCGGCACGCTGTGGGTTCATGTTTTGCGTACACATAG ttcTGATGTTTACAAGATTCATTGGCTGATGGCTGCTCTTCCATTCACAAAGTCCCTTTCCCTTATTTTCCATTCA ATTGACTACTACTACATTTCCAATCAGGGCTTTCCCTTTGAAAGCTGGGCTGTGGCCTATTACATTACTCACTT ACTGAAGGGGGCACTGTTGTTCATCACTATAGCATTAATAGGAACTGGCTGGGCCTTTGTCAAGCATATCCTCTCAGATAAAGACAAAAAGATCTTCATGATCGTCATTCCCCTGCAG GTTCTTGCCAATGTGGCATACATCATTATCGAGTCCACCGAGGAGGGCTCCAGTGAGTATGGTCTGTGGAGGGAGATCTTGTTTCTGGTAGATCTGCTGTGCTGCGGGGCTATTCTCTTTCCAGTTGTCTG GTCAATAAGACATTTACAAGAGGCATCAGCAACAAATGGGAAAG CTGCCATCAATCTGGCTCAGCTGAAACTTTTTAGGCACTATTATGTGATG ATTGTATGCTATATTTATTTCACCCGCATCATTGCCAGTCTCATCAAGGTCATAGTTCCTTTCCAATGGAAGTGGCTCTACCAG CTGCTGGATGAACTGGCCACTCTGACCTTCTTCTTCTTGACTGGACACAAGTTCCAGCCAGCCTCCTACAACCCCTACCTACTGCTGTCGGTGGAGGACGAAGATATGAAGATGGACAATGT tgtaACTACCTCAACAGCCATGGGAGAGGGCGTTAAGAAAGTGAAGAAACTGTCAAACGGCCCATCAGAGGAGAGGGAGAGTATGGcataa
- the gpr107 gene encoding protein GPR107 isoform X2: protein MATGKRCMFTVITAIITALIIESQCRLHHLVLKDDIRQRVHLNTFGFYKDGYMTMSMNSLSLSFTDGKPDNIDSSTIGFSLDRASNNGFSTYLDEDLDYCPLKKDPSSNYAGVLLLLDFKNNLVRKKTSAESGVFPKIIHVVPKNIVVEQQAEKGQDPQDKGPDDGSESKSSKSKRDVENKTEDTYPLQNEGKIYSFQFYFNVTTDEQQGLYNFYFYNCYSMLINQDSSLSGMLPFSIDINIEEKNPDSFLSAGEIPLPKLYICMSMFFFLIGTLWVHVLRTHSSDVYKIHWLMAALPFTKSLSLIFHSIDYYYISNQGFPFESWAVAYYITHLLKGALLFITIALIGTGWAFVKHILSDKDKKIFMIVIPLQVLANVAYIIIESTEEGSSEYGLWREILFLVDLLCCGAILFPVVWSIRHLQEASATNGKAAINLAQLKLFRHYYVMIVCYIYFTRIIASLIKVIVPFQWKWLYQLLDELATLTFFFLTGHKFQPASYNPYLLLSVEDEDMKMDNVVTTSTAMGEGVKKVKKLSNGPSEERESMA, encoded by the exons ATGGCGACCGGGAAGAGGTGTATGTTTACAGTTATTACTGCGATTATAACGGCTCTTATCATAGAAAGTCAATGTCGACTCCATCATCTCGTACTTAAG GATGACATCCGTCAGCGGGTCCATCTGAACACATTCGGCTTTTATAAAGATGGCTATATGACTATGAGCATGAACAGCCTCAGTCTCAGCTTCACTGATGGGAAGCCGGACAACATTGACAGCTCCACG atTGGTTTTAGCCTAGATCGTGCAAGCAATAATGGCTTCTCCACATATCTG GACGAGGATCTTGACTACTGTCCTCTGAAAAAGGATCCAAGTAGTAATTATGCAGGGGTGCTTCTCTTGCTGGACTTCAAAAATAACTT AGTGAGGAAGAAGACTTCAGCAGAGTCTggtgtgtttcccaaaatcaTACATGTGGTCCCCAAAAACATTGTGGTGGAGCAACAAGCTGAAAAGGGCCAAGATCCCCAAGACAAGGGACCAGATGATGGATCTGAGTCTAAAA GTTCTAAGTCCAAGCGAGATGTTGAG AACAAGACAGAAGATACCTATCCTCTTCAGAACGAAGGCAAAATCTACTCGTTTCAG TTTTACTTCAATGTCACAACGGATGAGCAGCAAGGCCTTTATAACTTTTATTTCTACAATTGCTACTCTATGCTAATAAACCAGGACAGTTCTTTGTCAGGCATGCtgcctttcagcattgat ATCAACATCGAGGAAAAGAATCCAGACAGCTTTCTCTCTGCAGGAGAGATACCTTTACCTAAGCTTTACATCTGCATGTCCATGTTCTTCTTTCTCATCGGCACGCTGTGGGTTCATGTTTTGCGTACACATAG ttcTGATGTTTACAAGATTCATTGGCTGATGGCTGCTCTTCCATTCACAAAGTCCCTTTCCCTTATTTTCCATTCA ATTGACTACTACTACATTTCCAATCAGGGCTTTCCCTTTGAAAGCTGGGCTGTGGCCTATTACATTACTCACTT ACTGAAGGGGGCACTGTTGTTCATCACTATAGCATTAATAGGAACTGGCTGGGCCTTTGTCAAGCATATCCTCTCAGATAAAGACAAAAAGATCTTCATGATCGTCATTCCCCTGCAG GTTCTTGCCAATGTGGCATACATCATTATCGAGTCCACCGAGGAGGGCTCCAGTGAGTATGGTCTGTGGAGGGAGATCTTGTTTCTGGTAGATCTGCTGTGCTGCGGGGCTATTCTCTTTCCAGTTGTCTG GTCAATAAGACATTTACAAGAGGCATCAGCAACAAATGGGAAAG CTGCCATCAATCTGGCTCAGCTGAAACTTTTTAGGCACTATTATGTGATG ATTGTATGCTATATTTATTTCACCCGCATCATTGCCAGTCTCATCAAGGTCATAGTTCCTTTCCAATGGAAGTGGCTCTACCAG CTGCTGGATGAACTGGCCACTCTGACCTTCTTCTTCTTGACTGGACACAAGTTCCAGCCAGCCTCCTACAACCCCTACCTACTGCTGTCGGTGGAGGACGAAGATATGAAGATGGACAATGT tgtaACTACCTCAACAGCCATGGGAGAGGGCGTTAAGAAAGTGAAGAAACTGTCAAACGGCCCATCAGAGGAGAGGGAGAGTATGGcataa
- the gpr107 gene encoding protein GPR107 isoform X1 — protein sequence MATGKRCMFTVITAIITALIIESQCRLHHLVLKDDIRQRVHLNTFGFYKDGYMTMSMNSLSLSFTDGKPDNIDSSTIGFSLDRASNNGFSTYLDEDLDYCPLKKDPSSNYAGVLLLLDFKNNLVRKKTSAESGVFPKIIHVVPKNIVVEQQAEKGQDPQDKGPDDGSESKTGSKSKRDVENKTEDTYPLQNEGKIYSFQFYFNVTTDEQQGLYNFYFYNCYSMLINQDSSLSGMLPFSIDINIEEKNPDSFLSAGEIPLPKLYICMSMFFFLIGTLWVHVLRTHSSDVYKIHWLMAALPFTKSLSLIFHSIDYYYISNQGFPFESWAVAYYITHLLKGALLFITIALIGTGWAFVKHILSDKDKKIFMIVIPLQVLANVAYIIIESTEEGSSEYGLWREILFLVDLLCCGAILFPVVWSIRHLQEASATNGKAAINLAQLKLFRHYYVMIVCYIYFTRIIASLIKVIVPFQWKWLYQLLDELATLTFFFLTGHKFQPASYNPYLLLSVEDEDMKMDNVVTTSTAMGEGVKKVKKLSNGPSEERESMA from the exons ATGGCGACCGGGAAGAGGTGTATGTTTACAGTTATTACTGCGATTATAACGGCTCTTATCATAGAAAGTCAATGTCGACTCCATCATCTCGTACTTAAG GATGACATCCGTCAGCGGGTCCATCTGAACACATTCGGCTTTTATAAAGATGGCTATATGACTATGAGCATGAACAGCCTCAGTCTCAGCTTCACTGATGGGAAGCCGGACAACATTGACAGCTCCACG atTGGTTTTAGCCTAGATCGTGCAAGCAATAATGGCTTCTCCACATATCTG GACGAGGATCTTGACTACTGTCCTCTGAAAAAGGATCCAAGTAGTAATTATGCAGGGGTGCTTCTCTTGCTGGACTTCAAAAATAACTT AGTGAGGAAGAAGACTTCAGCAGAGTCTggtgtgtttcccaaaatcaTACATGTGGTCCCCAAAAACATTGTGGTGGAGCAACAAGCTGAAAAGGGCCAAGATCCCCAAGACAAGGGACCAGATGATGGATCTGAGTCTAAAA CAGGTTCTAAGTCCAAGCGAGATGTTGAG AACAAGACAGAAGATACCTATCCTCTTCAGAACGAAGGCAAAATCTACTCGTTTCAG TTTTACTTCAATGTCACAACGGATGAGCAGCAAGGCCTTTATAACTTTTATTTCTACAATTGCTACTCTATGCTAATAAACCAGGACAGTTCTTTGTCAGGCATGCtgcctttcagcattgat ATCAACATCGAGGAAAAGAATCCAGACAGCTTTCTCTCTGCAGGAGAGATACCTTTACCTAAGCTTTACATCTGCATGTCCATGTTCTTCTTTCTCATCGGCACGCTGTGGGTTCATGTTTTGCGTACACATAG ttcTGATGTTTACAAGATTCATTGGCTGATGGCTGCTCTTCCATTCACAAAGTCCCTTTCCCTTATTTTCCATTCA ATTGACTACTACTACATTTCCAATCAGGGCTTTCCCTTTGAAAGCTGGGCTGTGGCCTATTACATTACTCACTT ACTGAAGGGGGCACTGTTGTTCATCACTATAGCATTAATAGGAACTGGCTGGGCCTTTGTCAAGCATATCCTCTCAGATAAAGACAAAAAGATCTTCATGATCGTCATTCCCCTGCAG GTTCTTGCCAATGTGGCATACATCATTATCGAGTCCACCGAGGAGGGCTCCAGTGAGTATGGTCTGTGGAGGGAGATCTTGTTTCTGGTAGATCTGCTGTGCTGCGGGGCTATTCTCTTTCCAGTTGTCTG GTCAATAAGACATTTACAAGAGGCATCAGCAACAAATGGGAAAG CTGCCATCAATCTGGCTCAGCTGAAACTTTTTAGGCACTATTATGTGATG ATTGTATGCTATATTTATTTCACCCGCATCATTGCCAGTCTCATCAAGGTCATAGTTCCTTTCCAATGGAAGTGGCTCTACCAG CTGCTGGATGAACTGGCCACTCTGACCTTCTTCTTCTTGACTGGACACAAGTTCCAGCCAGCCTCCTACAACCCCTACCTACTGCTGTCGGTGGAGGACGAAGATATGAAGATGGACAATGT tgtaACTACCTCAACAGCCATGGGAGAGGGCGTTAAGAAAGTGAAGAAACTGTCAAACGGCCCATCAGAGGAGAGGGAGAGTATGGcataa